The following coding sequences are from one Roseburia hominis A2-183 window:
- a CDS encoding BMP family ABC transporter substrate-binding protein, which produces MRKKWIRLIAAAMGSFLLAGCGADTQIDDYATNAGAESVQQTSGTESAAAAASATEGIPKDEIKVGVLHLSDPAEGSGYTYTHDLGIQGMQQNLGLSDDQIVRKINVPDSDEDATKQAIQECIDEGCNIIFATSWGYMEATAEMAEKYPDVYFSHGTGYMSNGRNFNNYFGRIYQARYLSGIVAGMNTTTNKIGYVAAMDNSNSEVTGGIDAFALGIYSVNPDAKVYVKVTNSWYDPEAEENAAKTLLDMDCDVIAQHCDTEYPQTLAQERGVYSIGYNSDMSKNAPEACLCSVIWNWSAYYTAAVQSLIDGTWDGSNYYGGMNENLVALTNLADFCAEGTQEKVDEAKEQILSGQNGVFDGVIETNTGETVGEAGKTLDDATITGGINWYFKTVNVVD; this is translated from the coding sequence ATGAGAAAAAAATGGATCAGACTGATTGCGGCAGCCATGGGAAGTTTTCTGCTTGCCGGCTGCGGTGCAGATACGCAGATTGATGATTATGCTACAAATGCCGGAGCGGAGAGCGTGCAGCAGACGTCAGGGACGGAGTCGGCGGCTGCGGCAGCATCCGCGACGGAGGGAATTCCGAAGGACGAGATCAAGGTCGGGGTGCTTCATCTGTCAGACCCGGCAGAGGGAAGCGGATACACATACACGCATGATCTGGGAATTCAGGGAATGCAGCAGAACCTCGGACTTTCCGACGATCAGATTGTGCGGAAAATCAATGTCCCAGATTCCGATGAGGATGCGACAAAGCAGGCGATTCAGGAGTGTATCGACGAGGGATGCAACATTATCTTTGCGACCAGCTGGGGTTACATGGAGGCGACAGCGGAGATGGCGGAGAAATATCCCGATGTTTATTTTTCCCATGGAACCGGTTATATGAGCAACGGCAGGAATTTCAATAACTATTTCGGCAGAATCTATCAGGCGCGCTACTTAAGCGGTATTGTGGCGGGAATGAATACCACGACGAACAAGATCGGTTATGTGGCTGCCATGGATAACAGCAATTCAGAGGTGACGGGAGGAATCGATGCGTTCGCGCTCGGTATCTATTCGGTCAATCCGGACGCGAAGGTTTACGTCAAGGTGACGAACAGCTGGTATGATCCGGAGGCGGAGGAGAATGCGGCAAAGACACTTCTGGATATGGATTGTGATGTGATCGCCCAGCACTGTGATACGGAGTATCCGCAGACACTTGCCCAGGAGCGTGGCGTATACAGCATCGGGTACAATTCCGACATGAGCAAGAATGCGCCGGAGGCCTGCCTGTGCAGCGTTATCTGGAACTGGAGTGCCTACTATACCGCGGCAGTGCAGAGCCTGATTGACGGAACCTGGGATGGAAGCAATTATTACGGCGGCATGAACGAGAATCTGGTCGCTCTTACCAATCTGGCGGATTTCTGTGCGGAGGGCACACAGGAGAAGGTAGACGAGGCGAAGGAACAGATCCTTTCGGGACAGAACGGTGTATTTGACGGTGTGATCGAGACAAATACCGGAGAGACGGTCGGTGAAGCGGGCAAGACGCTCGACGATGCGACAATCACCGGCGGCATCAACTGGTATTTTAAGACGGTGAATGTTGTGGATTAA
- the pckA gene encoding phosphoenolpyruvate carboxykinase (ATP), which yields MATIDLSKYGITGTTEVVYNPSYEMLFEEETKPELKGYEKGQVSELGAVNVMTGIYTGRSPKDKFIVVDENSKDTVWWTSDEYKNDNHPATQEAWNAVKDIAIKELSNKRLFVVDAFCGANKDTRMAIRFIVEVAWQAHFVTNMFIKPTAEELENFEPDFVVYNASKAKVENYKELGLNSETAVMFNITSKEQVIVNTWYGGEMKKGMFSMMNYFLPLKGMASMHCSANTDLNGENTAIFFGLSGTGKTTLSTDPKRLLIGDDEHGWDDNGVFNFEGGCYAKVINLDKDSEPDIYNAIKRNALLENVTLDANGKIDFADKSVTENTRVSYPIDHIQNIVRPISSAPAAKNVIFLSADAFGVLPPVSILTPEQTQYYFLSGFTAKLAGTERGITEPTPTFSACFGQAFLELHPTKYAEELVKKMEKSGAKAYLVNTGWNGTGKRISIKDTRGIIDAILNGAIKTAPTKTIPYFNFEVPTELPGVDSGILDPRDTYANASDWETKAKDLAARFVKNFAKYEGNDAGKALVSAGPQA from the coding sequence ATGGCAACAATCGATTTAAGCAAGTACGGTATTACCGGAACCACAGAAGTTGTGTACAATCCTTCTTATGAGATGTTATTTGAAGAGGAGACCAAACCGGAGCTGAAAGGCTACGAAAAAGGACAGGTCAGCGAGCTGGGTGCAGTGAACGTTATGACCGGTATCTATACAGGTCGTTCTCCAAAAGACAAATTCATCGTTGTAGATGAAAACTCCAAGGACACTGTATGGTGGACCTCCGATGAGTATAAGAATGATAACCACCCGGCTACCCAGGAAGCCTGGAATGCAGTAAAGGACATCGCTATCAAAGAGCTCTCCAACAAGAGACTTTTCGTAGTTGATGCATTCTGCGGTGCAAACAAAGATACCCGTATGGCTATCCGTTTCATCGTTGAGGTAGCTTGGCAGGCACACTTTGTAACCAACATGTTCATCAAGCCAACCGCTGAGGAGCTTGAGAACTTTGAGCCGGATTTCGTTGTATACAACGCTTCCAAGGCAAAAGTTGAGAACTACAAAGAGTTAGGTCTGAATTCCGAGACTGCTGTTATGTTCAACATCACAAGCAAAGAGCAGGTTATCGTTAATACCTGGTACGGCGGAGAGATGAAGAAAGGTATGTTCTCCATGATGAACTACTTCCTTCCGCTCAAGGGTATGGCTTCCATGCACTGCTCTGCAAACACAGACTTAAACGGCGAGAATACCGCTATCTTCTTCGGTCTTTCCGGTACAGGTAAGACAACACTTTCCACAGACCCGAAGCGTCTTCTGATCGGTGATGACGAGCACGGCTGGGATGACAACGGTGTATTCAACTTCGAGGGTGGATGCTATGCTAAGGTTATCAACCTTGACAAGGATTCCGAGCCGGATATCTACAATGCAATCAAACGTAACGCACTTCTTGAGAACGTTACTCTGGATGCAAACGGCAAGATCGATTTCGCAGACAAGAGCGTAACCGAGAACACCCGTGTATCTTACCCGATCGATCACATTCAGAACATTGTTCGCCCGATCTCTTCTGCACCGGCAGCAAAGAACGTTATCTTCCTGTCCGCAGATGCATTCGGCGTACTTCCGCCAGTATCTATCCTGACACCGGAGCAGACACAGTACTACTTCCTGTCTGGATTCACAGCAAAGCTTGCTGGTACAGAGCGCGGTATCACTGAGCCGACTCCTACTTTCTCCGCTTGCTTCGGACAGGCATTCCTTGAGCTGCATCCGACCAAGTACGCTGAGGAGCTTGTTAAGAAGATGGAGAAGAGCGGTGCTAAGGCATATCTTGTTAACACAGGATGGAACGGCACAGGCAAGCGTATCTCCATTAAGGATACCCGTGGTATCATCGATGCCATCTTAAACGGCGCCATCAAGACTGCTCCGACCAAGACGATTCCATACTTCAACTTCGAGGTTCCGACAGAGCTTCCGGGTGTTGATTCTGGAATCCTTGATCCGCGTGATACCTACGCAAATGCTTCCGATTGGGAGACAAAGGCTAAGGATCTGGCTGCAAGATTCGTTAAGAACTTCGCAAAATACGAAGGCAACGATGCTGGTAAGGCACTTGTATCTGCTGGTCCGCAGGCATAA
- the sufU gene encoding Fe-S cluster assembly sulfur transfer protein SufU, which translates to MNNRTFYNEVLTDHNRYPGHKEKLADANLVLEGVNPSCGDDIVLQLRVEDGRIAEGTFTGDGCAISQASVDIMLDLVIGKTKEEAMHLADLFFRMIKGTVSDEELEELEEASALVDISHMPARVKCAVLGWHTLTEMLGDEPEEK; encoded by the coding sequence ATGAATAACCGGACATTTTATAATGAGGTGCTGACGGATCACAACCGCTATCCGGGTCACAAGGAGAAGCTTGCGGATGCGAATCTGGTGCTTGAGGGTGTGAATCCGAGCTGCGGGGATGATATTGTGCTGCAGCTGCGCGTGGAGGATGGCAGGATTGCGGAGGGAACCTTTACGGGCGACGGCTGCGCCATCTCACAGGCTTCCGTGGATATCATGCTGGATCTGGTCATCGGAAAGACCAAGGAAGAGGCCATGCACCTGGCGGATCTGTTCTTTCGGATGATTAAAGGGACGGTATCGGACGAGGAATTAGAAGAACTCGAGGAGGCATCGGCGCTTGTGGACATTTCACACATGCCGGCGCGTGTCAAATGCGCGGTACTCGGCTGGCACACGCTTACGGAGATGCTTGGGGACGAACCGGAAGAGAAATAG
- a CDS encoding methyl-accepting chemotaxis protein: protein MNIKKKILGITIAPVIILGLISMFLTTTMVRSAMLEEIEEALRGTAAATLAAYDQNTGDYLQTSNGDIWKGSYNISKSESLVDRIKGNTGMDVTFFYGDTRIMTSAVDAGGNRILNSKAGDRIVEKVLQGGESYFSHAVSIEGTLNYGYFIPVYQNGSTDEIIGMIFVGTDKQEKDAVINKILGTISMAVCAVMILCIAIGMKLATSMSRNIRSSIEVVGKVADGDLNVWVEDKLLGRHDEIGDLSRVTITLRDAMKATIQEISQNAKRLLDASELLGTAADQTNGTMDHVRMAVNQIVENSTEQAQNSQNTSEHMRIMGENITETSAEVELLDDNAASMQQSSEKAAETLNNLRNINIEVERIIGEVQEQTNRTNDSVQKIHEATAFITSIAEETNLLSLNASIEAARAGESGRGFGVVADQIKKLSEQSNESSKEIEETAKTLSEDSAKAVEIMQQMQEIIMNQSASMQDTQKVVEEVIAQIGSSMQSIRQIKESTGHLESSRNEVLQAVSELSEIAQGNVDSTKKTYDETEEVVDTFKQVYVSAEQLREIADELVSSIDYFKMQ from the coding sequence ATGAACATTAAGAAAAAGATTCTGGGGATTACAATTGCACCGGTTATTATATTGGGGTTGATTTCCATGTTTTTGACAACCACAATGGTACGGAGCGCCATGCTGGAGGAGATTGAGGAAGCACTTCGGGGAACGGCGGCAGCCACGCTCGCAGCCTACGATCAGAATACGGGAGATTATCTCCAGACCAGCAATGGAGATATCTGGAAGGGCAGTTATAATATTTCAAAGTCCGAGAGTCTGGTAGACCGTATCAAAGGCAATACCGGAATGGACGTCACATTTTTCTACGGAGATACCCGCATTATGACATCGGCGGTCGATGCAGGAGGGAACCGCATCTTAAATTCCAAAGCCGGTGACCGGATTGTAGAAAAGGTACTACAGGGCGGCGAATCCTATTTCAGCCATGCGGTGTCGATCGAGGGCACTTTGAACTATGGATATTTTATACCGGTATATCAGAACGGATCGACCGATGAGATTATCGGTATGATTTTTGTGGGAACGGACAAGCAGGAAAAGGATGCCGTGATCAACAAGATTCTGGGAACAATCAGCATGGCGGTGTGTGCGGTGATGATCCTATGCATTGCGATCGGCATGAAGCTTGCAACCTCAATGAGCCGCAATATCCGCAGCAGTATTGAGGTGGTAGGAAAAGTGGCGGACGGCGATCTGAATGTCTGGGTAGAAGACAAGCTGCTCGGGAGACACGACGAGATCGGTGATCTGTCCCGCGTGACGATCACGCTGCGGGATGCCATGAAGGCAACTATCCAGGAGATTTCACAAAATGCCAAACGCCTGCTCGATGCGTCCGAACTGCTCGGTACAGCGGCAGACCAGACAAACGGAACCATGGATCATGTGCGCATGGCAGTCAACCAGATTGTGGAGAATTCCACTGAACAGGCACAGAATTCCCAGAATACATCGGAACATATGCGTATTATGGGTGAGAATATTACCGAGACGTCGGCAGAGGTGGAACTGTTGGATGACAATGCAGCTTCCATGCAGCAGTCCAGTGAGAAGGCGGCAGAGACGCTCAACAATCTGCGGAACATCAATATCGAGGTGGAACGCATTATCGGTGAAGTGCAGGAGCAGACGAACCGGACCAACGATTCGGTACAGAAGATCCATGAGGCAACCGCGTTTATCACGTCGATTGCGGAGGAGACGAACCTTCTCAGCCTGAACGCTTCGATCGAGGCGGCGAGAGCCGGAGAGAGCGGCAGAGGATTCGGTGTTGTGGCAGACCAGATCAAGAAGCTCTCCGAGCAGTCGAATGAGTCGAGCAAGGAGATTGAGGAGACTGCGAAGACACTCAGCGAGGATTCTGCAAAGGCGGTTGAGATTATGCAGCAGATGCAGGAGATCATTATGAACCAGAGTGCGAGCATGCAGGATACGCAGAAGGTAGTGGAAGAGGTAATCGCGCAGATCGGCAGCTCCATGCAGAGTATCCGTCAGATCAAGGAGAGCACAGGACACCTTGAAAGCTCCAGAAATGAAGTGCTGCAGGCAGTGAGCGAACTCTCAGAGATCGCGCAGGGCAATGTGGACAGCACAAAGAAGACGTACGATGAGACGGAAGAGGTAGTGGATACCTTCAAGCAGGTGTATGTCAGTGCAGAGCAGCTCCGCGAGATCGCAGATGAGCTGGTCAGCAGTATTGATTACTTTAAGATGCAGTAA
- a CDS encoding DUF6110 family protein has product MLKCFEKIDWKKTGIFAGGVLFGTAGIKVLSSKDAKKVYTSCTAAFLRAKECVMNTVSTVQENAGDIYAGAKEINEERAAKAEAEAFADAEAEAAEKTGTAENTEE; this is encoded by the coding sequence ATGTTAAAGTGTTTTGAGAAGATCGATTGGAAGAAGACAGGAATTTTTGCAGGCGGCGTATTATTTGGAACAGCCGGTATCAAGGTACTTTCCAGCAAGGATGCCAAGAAGGTTTACACAAGCTGTACCGCAGCTTTCTTAAGAGCAAAAGAGTGTGTGATGAACACCGTAAGCACCGTACAGGAGAATGCCGGAGACATCTATGCAGGCGCAAAGGAGATCAATGAGGAGCGCGCAGCCAAGGCTGAGGCAGAGGCATTTGCAGATGCAGAGGCAGAAGCAGCAGAGAAGACCGGGACTGCAGAGAACACCGAAGAATAA
- a CDS encoding SufB/SufD family protein: protein MTKQNQTITVNRLPAKTWNWLKMNETVIGMPRIDGSIAIKQSVAEAGQAEAEQLRMAQQTDWDKITTGMGEAMDQPSETDAAWDTELLTIPENADCGEPYVYRFAYRSGQHAYNRLHIYAGAHSRAKIILLCESEETGGMMSAIQTKVYAGEGAKVELYVVQTMNAEAVCLHDVGVSCEKDAAVKEVQLELGGAEVYTGTLFELSGEESTAELVSGYLGTGRQKIDMNYVARHRGKKTKSNMQISGILKNEAKKLLRGTIDFVHGCVGAKGDEKEDVLLVGDNMVNQTIPLILCAEEDVEGNHGASIGKLDENMLFYAATRGIPPEEAQRLLTLAKIEAINSQIPSEEVRGAVDTYLKEQCI from the coding sequence ATGACAAAACAGAATCAGACGATCACAGTCAACCGGCTTCCTGCAAAGACCTGGAACTGGCTGAAAATGAATGAAACCGTGATTGGGATGCCGCGGATCGACGGCAGTATAGCGATAAAACAGAGTGTGGCAGAAGCAGGGCAGGCAGAGGCAGAGCAGCTGCGGATGGCGCAGCAGACGGATTGGGATAAAATCACAACCGGGATGGGCGAGGCGATGGATCAGCCGTCGGAGACAGATGCGGCATGGGATACCGAGCTTTTGACGATTCCGGAAAATGCAGACTGCGGCGAACCGTATGTGTACCGTTTTGCTTACCGGAGCGGGCAGCACGCCTATAACCGCCTGCATATCTATGCCGGAGCGCACAGCCGGGCAAAAATAATTCTGCTCTGCGAGAGCGAGGAGACGGGCGGGATGATGTCCGCCATCCAGACGAAGGTATATGCCGGGGAGGGCGCGAAAGTAGAACTGTATGTGGTGCAGACGATGAATGCGGAAGCCGTCTGCCTGCATGATGTGGGTGTCTCGTGTGAAAAAGATGCCGCTGTGAAGGAAGTGCAGCTGGAACTGGGTGGCGCCGAGGTCTATACGGGAACACTGTTTGAACTTAGCGGAGAAGAGAGCACGGCAGAACTCGTAAGCGGATATCTGGGCACCGGCAGGCAGAAGATTGATATGAATTATGTCGCCAGACACCGCGGGAAAAAGACGAAGAGCAATATGCAGATATCGGGCATCTTAAAGAACGAGGCGAAGAAGCTGCTGCGCGGAACGATCGATTTTGTGCACGGCTGTGTGGGAGCTAAGGGAGACGAGAAGGAGGATGTGCTTCTTGTCGGTGACAATATGGTCAACCAGACCATCCCGTTAATCCTGTGCGCGGAGGAGGATGTGGAGGGCAATCACGGCGCTTCCATCGGTAAGCTCGACGAGAACATGCTCTTTTATGCCGCCACGAGAGGCATTCCCCCGGAGGAGGCACAGAGACTTCTGACACTGGCGAAGATCGAAGCGATAAACAGCCAGATCCCGTCAGAGGAGGTGCGCGGCGCTGTTGACACTTATCTGAAGGAGCAATGCATATGA
- a CDS encoding heavy metal translocating P-type ATPase: MKFAIKHEIKGRMRIHVAQYRMSCAQADTLLYFLQNDIQVSSAKVYERTGDAVICYDGSRAELIDKLRHFHYEDVEVPNGLIENSGRELNASYQEKLIGRVVRRYASKIFLPYPIRACWTTVKSFRYIWKGIKTLAARKIEVPVLDATAIGVSILRGDTETAGSIMFLLGIGELLEEWTHKKSVGDLARTMSLNVGKVWLKKDGVEVLVGAKEVREGDEVVVHMGNVIPFDGVVTDGEAMVNQASLTGESEPVRRISENYVYAGTVVEEGELTILVKAVGGSSRYDKVVQMIEESQKLKSGLESRAEHLADRLVPYSLGGTALTYLLTRNVTKALSILMVDFSCALKLAMPISVLSAIREASFYNVTVKGGKYLEAMAEADTIVFDKTGTLTKAKPTVAKVVSFNGDSPDELLRIAACMEEHFPHSMAKAVVEAAREKGLDHEEMHSKVEYVVAHGISTTINGRKAVIGSYHFVFEDEGAALPEGTKELFESLPEEYSHLYLAIEGQLAAVICIEDPLREEAEAVINSLRRSGIKKIVMMTGDSERTASAIAKRVGVDEYYSEVLPEDKAGFVEREKAAGRKVIMVGDGINDSPALSAADVGIAISDGAEIAREIADIMVSSDDLYQIVTLKLLSDGLMKRIRKNYRVIVGFNTGLILLGVGGVLQPTTSALLHNTSTLVISLKSMQNLLS; the protein is encoded by the coding sequence GTGAAGTTTGCAATCAAGCATGAGATTAAGGGGCGGATGCGGATTCACGTGGCACAGTACCGCATGAGTTGTGCACAGGCGGATACGCTTCTGTATTTTTTACAAAATGATATACAGGTCTCAAGCGCCAAGGTGTATGAGCGTACGGGTGACGCAGTCATCTGTTATGACGGCAGCAGAGCGGAACTGATTGACAAGCTCAGACATTTCCACTATGAAGATGTGGAGGTGCCGAACGGGCTGATCGAGAATTCCGGAAGAGAGCTGAATGCAAGCTACCAGGAGAAGCTGATCGGCAGAGTGGTGAGACGCTATGCATCCAAGATTTTTCTGCCGTATCCCATCCGGGCGTGCTGGACGACGGTCAAGTCGTTCCGCTACATCTGGAAGGGCATAAAGACACTGGCGGCACGAAAGATCGAAGTACCGGTACTCGATGCGACGGCGATCGGAGTGTCTATTCTGCGCGGTGATACCGAGACGGCGGGATCGATCATGTTCCTGCTTGGCATCGGCGAGCTGTTAGAAGAGTGGACGCACAAGAAGTCCGTCGGCGACCTTGCGCGCACCATGTCTTTGAATGTCGGCAAAGTATGGCTGAAGAAGGACGGCGTGGAGGTTCTTGTCGGCGCGAAGGAAGTCCGTGAGGGAGACGAGGTGGTTGTCCATATGGGCAATGTAATCCCGTTTGACGGCGTCGTGACAGACGGCGAGGCGATGGTCAACCAGGCATCCTTAACCGGAGAATCCGAGCCGGTACGCCGGATTAGTGAGAATTATGTCTATGCAGGAACTGTAGTCGAGGAAGGGGAGCTTACCATTCTCGTGAAGGCGGTAGGCGGCTCCAGCCGCTACGACAAGGTTGTGCAGATGATCGAGGAATCCCAGAAGTTAAAGTCCGGGCTTGAGAGCCGGGCAGAGCATCTGGCGGACCGTCTGGTACCGTATTCCCTCGGTGGCACGGCGCTCACATACCTTCTGACCCGGAATGTGACGAAGGCGTTGTCGATTCTGATGGTGGATTTCTCCTGCGCATTAAAACTTGCCATGCCGATCTCCGTATTGTCGGCGATCCGTGAGGCTAGTTTTTACAATGTGACGGTCAAGGGCGGAAAATATTTAGAGGCAATGGCTGAGGCAGATACAATCGTCTTTGATAAGACCGGCACACTGACCAAGGCAAAGCCGACCGTGGCAAAAGTGGTTTCCTTTAACGGGGACAGCCCGGATGAACTTCTTAGGATTGCAGCCTGCATGGAGGAGCATTTCCCACATTCCATGGCAAAAGCGGTTGTTGAGGCAGCCAGGGAAAAAGGTCTGGATCATGAGGAAATGCATTCCAAGGTGGAGTATGTGGTGGCACATGGTATTTCCACCACGATCAACGGCAGGAAAGCCGTGATTGGAAGCTATCATTTTGTATTTGAGGATGAGGGAGCTGCCCTTCCTGAGGGTACGAAGGAACTGTTCGAGAGCCTGCCGGAGGAGTATTCCCATCTGTATCTGGCCATCGAGGGACAGCTTGCAGCCGTGATCTGTATTGAAGATCCGCTCCGTGAGGAGGCGGAGGCAGTTATCAATTCCCTGCGCCGCTCCGGTATCAAGAAGATCGTCATGATGACGGGTGACAGCGAGCGGACGGCAAGCGCCATCGCAAAGCGCGTCGGTGTGGACGAGTATTATTCCGAGGTGCTTCCGGAGGATAAAGCCGGTTTTGTCGAGCGTGAAAAGGCAGCCGGACGCAAGGTTATCATGGTCGGAGACGGCATCAACGATTCCCCGGCACTCTCTGCGGCGGATGTCGGCATCGCGATTTCGGACGGTGCGGAGATTGCGCGTGAGATCGCGGATATCATGGTAAGCTCGGATGATCTCTATCAGATCGTGACCTTAAAGCTGTTGAGCGACGGCCTGATGAAGCGGATTCGCAAGAATTACCGCGTGATTGTCGGATTCAATACCGGATTGATCCTGCTAGGAGTCGGCGGCGTTTTACAGCCGACCACATCAGCGCTTCTGCATAACACCTCTACGCTGGTCATCAGCTTAAAGAGCATGCAGAATCTTTTGAGCTAA
- a CDS encoding aminotransferase class V-fold PLP-dependent enzyme, with product MHMTDYKKDFPLLAESDIAYLDNAATEQRPACVLDAEREFYERWNANPLRGLYELGVEATEQYEHARERVARFVHAKSEREIIFTRNTTEGINLVAYSYALSRLKPGDEILVTIMEHHSNLLPWQMAARQTGATLKYLECEPDGSFTEEKIRDAVTPHTKLAALTLVSNVLGRATPAEKLIGMVHENGGVVLADAAQAAPHMPIDVTALDVDFLAFSGHKLMAPMGIGVLYGKQELLEEMPPFLTGGEMIDRVTREGAVFAELPHKFEAGTVNAGGAAALAAAIDYLESIGWKEITEREEMLTAQLLAGMKKIPGVHILGSGDEKEHCGIVSFTVDDVHPHDIASILDEAHVAVRAGHHCAQPLLEWLGISSCARASVAFYNTPEDVGRFLDQLAQVRRMMGYE from the coding sequence ATGCATATGACAGATTATAAAAAAGATTTTCCGCTGCTTGCGGAAAGCGATATCGCTTACCTCGACAACGCGGCGACAGAACAGCGGCCGGCGTGCGTGCTCGATGCGGAGCGGGAATTCTATGAGCGCTGGAATGCCAATCCGCTGCGCGGGCTCTATGAGCTGGGCGTGGAGGCGACAGAGCAGTATGAGCATGCGAGAGAGCGCGTCGCACGGTTTGTACATGCGAAGAGTGAGAGAGAAATCATTTTTACCAGAAATACGACCGAGGGCATCAATCTGGTGGCGTACAGTTATGCGCTGTCCCGGTTAAAGCCCGGGGATGAGATCCTCGTCACGATCATGGAGCATCACAGCAACCTGCTTCCGTGGCAGATGGCGGCGAGACAAACCGGAGCCACACTTAAATATCTGGAGTGTGAACCGGACGGCAGTTTTACGGAGGAGAAAATCCGTGACGCCGTCACACCGCACACAAAGCTTGCCGCGCTGACACTTGTCTCGAATGTGCTTGGACGGGCGACCCCGGCAGAAAAACTGATCGGGATGGTACACGAAAACGGCGGTGTGGTACTGGCGGATGCGGCACAGGCAGCGCCGCATATGCCGATCGATGTCACGGCACTTGACGTGGATTTTCTGGCATTTTCCGGACACAAGCTGATGGCGCCGATGGGGATCGGTGTGCTCTATGGAAAACAGGAACTTTTAGAGGAGATGCCGCCGTTTCTGACCGGCGGGGAGATGATTGACCGTGTGACGAGAGAGGGAGCCGTATTTGCCGAACTTCCCCATAAGTTTGAGGCAGGGACGGTCAATGCGGGAGGCGCGGCCGCGCTTGCCGCCGCGATCGATTATCTGGAATCCATCGGCTGGAAAGAAATCACGGAGCGCGAGGAGATGCTTACCGCCCAGCTGCTTGCCGGAATGAAAAAAATTCCGGGCGTGCATATTCTGGGAAGCGGGGACGAAAAGGAGCACTGCGGAATTGTGAGCTTTACCGTGGATGATGTACACCCGCATGATATTGCATCGATCTTAGATGAGGCGCACGTCGCGGTGCGGGCGGGACATCACTGCGCCCAGCCGCTGTTGGAATGGCTCGGCATTTCGTCCTGTGCCAGAGCGAGCGTGGCATTTTATAATACGCCAGAGGATGTCGGACGATTTCTGGATCAGCTGGCACAAGTCAGGAGGATGATGGGATATGAATAA